The Hymenobacter sp. DG01 genome has a segment encoding these proteins:
- a CDS encoding DUF5694 domain-containing protein encodes MRLSLAPCLLALTSLLGCTRLPATGPLPTPPQHPTDIMLVACPHLSQLRKTDKPTTDVLTPPRQAEIRAFLGQLQRFRPDAIMVEELPQEQPRIDSLYALYRQDKLDLSTLPGGRSEVYQLGFALGKRLGLERIYCVNSEGGTSQSILHEGKNIKLYEDATTEHRVYYAPVVQKWESGEVSMSGLLYFLNSRPMLEQLHTMVYRTPARVTDGTLKPDPMVDASFIKPHYVGAEFISVIYNRDLKIYSNIVTTQLATGSARILTVIGGRHVASLQGILGTDPAYRVVPATAYIRKK; translated from the coding sequence ATGCGTTTATCTCTAGCCCCTTGCCTGCTGGCCCTCACAAGCCTGCTCGGCTGTACCCGCCTGCCAGCCACCGGCCCTCTGCCCACCCCTCCCCAGCACCCTACCGATATTATGCTGGTGGCCTGCCCCCACCTCTCCCAGCTCCGCAAAACCGACAAGCCCACCACCGATGTGCTGACGCCCCCGCGCCAGGCCGAAATAAGAGCTTTCCTGGGTCAGCTCCAACGCTTCCGGCCCGATGCCATCATGGTGGAAGAGCTACCCCAGGAGCAGCCCCGCATCGACAGCCTGTACGCGCTTTACCGGCAAGACAAGCTGGACCTGAGTACCCTGCCCGGCGGCCGCAGCGAGGTGTATCAGCTGGGGTTCGCGCTGGGCAAGCGTCTGGGCCTGGAGCGTATTTACTGCGTGAACTCGGAAGGCGGCACCTCGCAAAGCATTCTGCACGAAGGCAAGAACATCAAGCTGTATGAGGACGCCACTACCGAGCACCGGGTCTACTACGCCCCGGTTGTGCAGAAGTGGGAAAGCGGGGAGGTATCGATGTCGGGGCTGCTGTACTTCCTGAACAGCCGGCCCATGCTGGAGCAGCTGCACACGATGGTGTACCGCACCCCGGCCCGCGTGACGGACGGCACCCTGAAACCCGACCCCATGGTGGACGCCAGCTTCATCAAGCCTCACTACGTGGGAGCAGAGTTTATTTCGGTCATCTACAACCGCGACCTGAAGATCTACTCCAACATCGTAACCACCCAACTGGCTACCGGCAGCGCCCGCATCCTGACCGTTATCGGGGGCCGGCACGTAGCGTCACTGCAGGGCATTCTGGGGACTGATCCGGCCTACCGGGTAGTGCCAGCTACGGCTTATATCAGAAAAAAATAA
- a CDS encoding DUF4062 domain-containing protein: protein MASLKIFVSSTSYDLGLLRSQLRNFCSSLGYDPITSENSDVLYDPRMHTHTSCVQEVSNCDVAIVIIGSRFGGKIIPKALEYIDIEKVRDASRNKKLLENPSELSITQLEVMKAIEHKIPIFTFIDNRVMHDHLVYEKNKNKNILSKIEFPSIEKPETAVYIFEFINFIRQLTDNNSIQGFSKSEDIENHLRKQWSGLFQRLLAEQRQKHNEEKQIQFLSSQLADIQTAIMTSIQNTDVKEIAKGAVKFRRVIEFLLSLKEENINYKSLITTSIISLPELLGDFKIIELKEVADIRVLDRYSNKRVALVRNDNKFYLSIYYMTVNGIEKEWDDFKQLNLKIRESIYDAIEDLYLTKEHFLIPLKLQEIKIGEYMKINNAANIPTDDDNDLPF from the coding sequence ATGGCCAGCCTTAAGATATTTGTTTCTTCTACTTCTTATGATTTAGGGTTACTACGTTCACAGCTAAGAAACTTTTGTTCCAGCTTAGGCTATGATCCAATAACCAGCGAAAACTCAGATGTTCTATATGACCCTAGGATGCACACTCACACAAGCTGTGTACAGGAAGTTTCTAACTGCGATGTAGCTATCGTTATCATAGGATCTAGATTTGGCGGCAAAATAATACCCAAAGCGCTTGAATATATTGATATTGAAAAGGTAAGGGATGCTAGTCGCAATAAAAAACTTTTAGAAAATCCATCAGAGTTATCTATTACACAACTAGAAGTAATGAAGGCTATCGAACATAAAATACCAATATTTACATTCATAGACAATAGAGTAATGCATGATCATTTAGTCTATGAAAAAAATAAGAATAAAAATATTTTATCTAAGATAGAATTTCCTTCAATAGAAAAACCAGAAACAGCTGTATACATATTCGAATTTATAAACTTCATTCGCCAATTAACGGATAATAATAGCATTCAGGGATTTTCTAAATCTGAGGACATAGAGAATCATCTACGAAAACAATGGTCAGGATTATTTCAAAGATTATTGGCTGAACAACGGCAAAAGCACAATGAGGAAAAACAAATTCAGTTTTTGTCTAGTCAGCTAGCAGATATACAAACTGCAATCATGACCTCAATTCAGAATACTGATGTAAAGGAAATAGCGAAAGGCGCTGTTAAATTCAGAAGAGTAATAGAGTTTTTACTATCACTGAAAGAAGAAAACATTAATTATAAATCATTAATTACTACTTCAATTATTAGTTTACCGGAACTATTAGGCGACTTCAAGATAATCGAATTGAAAGAAGTTGCAGATATTCGTGTATTAGACAGGTATTCAAATAAAAGAGTTGCATTAGTAAGGAATGACAATAAGTTTTATTTAAGCATATATTACATGACAGTAAATGGAATAGAAAAAGAGTGGGACGATTTCAAGCAATTAAATCTTAAGATAAGAGAATCAATATACGATGCCATCGAAGATTTATACTTAACAAAAGAACACTTCTTAATACCATTAAAACTTCAGGAAATAAAAATAGGGGAATATATGAAAATAAATAATGCTGCAAATATTCCTACAGACGATGATAATGACTTGCCTTTTTAA
- a CDS encoding nuclear transport factor 2 family protein translates to MSAQLAVINSYFELVQAFNTEPEAYATILHPEVEQTEYPNLIFKTIQRRSFTDIMDNLRAGRELLRDQHFEVEHMQTNPDGSVVVEGLWHATTASDVGPLLRGQRVQGQLCLVFEFKDGKIYRQRRYPCYYMS, encoded by the coding sequence ATGAGTGCGCAACTTGCTGTAATCAACTCTTATTTTGAACTGGTTCAGGCCTTTAACACCGAGCCCGAAGCCTACGCGACTATTCTGCACCCCGAGGTAGAGCAGACGGAGTATCCCAATCTGATTTTCAAAACGATTCAGCGCCGCTCCTTCACCGACATTATGGACAATCTGCGCGCTGGCCGGGAGCTGCTGCGCGACCAGCACTTCGAGGTGGAGCACATGCAAACCAACCCCGATGGGAGCGTAGTGGTGGAAGGCCTTTGGCACGCCACCACGGCCAGCGACGTAGGGCCGCTGCTCCGTGGCCAACGGGTGCAAGGGCAGCTGTGCCTGGTGTTTGAGTTCAAGGATGGCAAAATCTACCGGCAGCGACGCTACCCCTGCTACTACATGTCGTAG
- a CDS encoding SHOCT domain-containing protein gives MKFLGTIISAGLGLLATTHAHAQKPEEYKASNNITYHPGDTIRLGRGSAPNGDFRYLQVGGWGAAMANNPTGNRDFYNAKRSLAGLAVVVKKINTRRLHGQATTTFTVGAGTITNFNLLIEEAIASCEVAACKSAAPETAAQPQPDKYDRLNKIKALLDNGTLTQTEYESEKAKILAGQ, from the coding sequence ATGAAGTTCCTGGGAACTATCATCTCCGCCGGCTTAGGGCTGCTGGCTACTACCCACGCGCACGCTCAAAAACCGGAAGAGTATAAGGCCTCCAATAACATAACCTATCATCCCGGCGACACAATTCGCCTTGGCCGCGGCTCCGCACCCAATGGTGATTTTCGGTATTTGCAGGTAGGTGGCTGGGGAGCGGCTATGGCCAATAACCCCACCGGTAACCGGGACTTCTACAATGCCAAACGCTCCCTTGCGGGTTTGGCGGTGGTGGTAAAGAAAATAAACACCCGCCGGTTACATGGGCAAGCTACCACCACGTTTACAGTAGGGGCCGGAACGATAACCAACTTCAACCTCCTGATTGAGGAGGCTATAGCCTCATGCGAAGTAGCTGCCTGTAAATCAGCGGCACCAGAAACGGCAGCCCAACCACAACCCGATAAATACGACCGGCTTAACAAGATTAAAGCCTTATTGGATAATGGCACCCTCACTCAAACAGAATATGAGAGTGAGAAAGCAAAAATCCTGGCTGGACAGTAA